A single Paenibacillus kribbensis DNA region contains:
- a CDS encoding DUF6359 domain-containing protein, with amino-acid sequence MAKGLRFTGSRLKGMLHLAAIVSLLIGIFVSFGQVSAEGALTVGEALQRQSSGGTVTVEGYVVGHATGSKTANFSSPFANDFNVLIADQANERNTSNLLDVQLTSAYRGQFGLSGHPELIGSKIRVTGTLGAYNNFGGVKSPSAVELVSGSEPGNPGEPGEPDPGTPGQPGTTLPDGKGKKVLFDNTHAQTAGAADWVIDGAFSDFAGGLRKAGFTVDQLNRSIPFTYGEQAITYDKLRPYDVFIIGEANVAFKASEQAALLQYVKNGGSVFFISDHYNADRNKNRWDSSEVMNGYRRGAYSNPAKGMTAEEAASPAMQGLTSSDWLATNFGVRFRYNALGDVNASDIVAADQSFGITKGVRSIAMHAGSTLAIIDPTKAKGIAYIPTGTKKWGNAVDQGVYNGGGRAEGPFAAISKVGQGKAAFIGDSSPVEDATPKYVREENGQSKKTYDGFKEVDDATFLVQTVQWLAWKQDYTKLSDVAGLTLDQPTKLLPFEEPAASTEPQPEPWSAPAAGYKWYDPRTYKPGSYGAAS; translated from the coding sequence ATGGCAAAAGGCTTGCGCTTCACAGGTTCACGCTTGAAAGGAATGCTGCATCTAGCAGCGATTGTATCACTGCTGATCGGAATTTTCGTTTCATTCGGTCAAGTTAGTGCCGAGGGAGCATTAACGGTGGGAGAAGCACTCCAGCGTCAAAGCAGCGGGGGTACGGTGACGGTAGAGGGCTACGTCGTTGGACACGCGACCGGATCAAAAACGGCTAACTTTTCCAGCCCGTTTGCGAATGATTTTAACGTATTGATTGCTGATCAAGCCAATGAACGCAATACGTCTAATCTATTGGATGTACAGCTTACATCAGCGTACAGAGGGCAATTTGGACTTTCAGGCCACCCTGAGCTGATCGGCAGCAAAATCCGCGTGACGGGTACGCTTGGCGCCTACAACAATTTTGGCGGAGTGAAAAGCCCAAGCGCTGTGGAACTGGTGAGCGGAAGCGAGCCGGGAAACCCTGGTGAACCGGGCGAGCCTGATCCTGGCACTCCGGGTCAACCGGGTACTACATTGCCGGATGGAAAAGGCAAAAAGGTGCTGTTCGATAATACGCACGCACAGACAGCTGGAGCTGCGGATTGGGTCATTGATGGCGCCTTCTCCGATTTTGCAGGCGGGCTGCGCAAGGCAGGCTTTACGGTGGACCAATTGAATCGCAGCATTCCTTTTACCTATGGAGAGCAGGCCATAACGTATGACAAGCTTCGCCCATATGATGTGTTCATCATCGGTGAAGCCAATGTTGCCTTTAAGGCATCCGAGCAGGCTGCTTTGCTGCAATATGTGAAGAACGGAGGCAGCGTATTCTTCATCTCTGATCACTATAACGCAGACCGCAACAAAAACCGTTGGGATTCTTCCGAGGTTATGAACGGCTACCGTCGCGGGGCCTATTCCAACCCGGCTAAAGGCATGACGGCAGAAGAAGCTGCATCACCAGCAATGCAGGGATTAACCAGCTCCGACTGGCTGGCGACGAACTTTGGCGTTCGTTTCCGTTACAATGCGCTTGGTGACGTGAACGCTTCCGACATTGTAGCCGCAGATCAGTCTTTTGGTATAACCAAGGGTGTACGCTCAATTGCGATGCATGCCGGATCTACGCTGGCTATTATTGACCCCACCAAGGCTAAAGGGATTGCTTATATCCCCACAGGCACGAAAAAATGGGGCAATGCTGTAGACCAGGGTGTCTATAACGGCGGAGGCCGTGCTGAAGGACCTTTTGCCGCTATCTCCAAGGTAGGGCAGGGCAAGGCGGCATTCATCGGGGATTCTTCGCCTGTCGAGGACGCCACGCCGAAATATGTGCGTGAGGAAAACGGACAGTCGAAGAAGACGTATGATGGTTTCAAGGAAGTGGACGATGCGACCTTCCTGGTGCAAACCGTCCAATGGCTTGCATGGAAGCAGGACTACACGAAGCTGTCCGATGTGGCAGGTCTGACACTGGACCAGCCGACGAAGCTTCTGCCGTTCGAGGAGCCTGCGGCTTCTACAGAACCGCAGCCTGAGCCTTGGTCTGCTCCGGCAGCAGGCTACAAATGGTATGATCCAAGAACGTACAAGCCCGGCTCCTATGGAGCGGCTTCATAA
- the sdaAB gene encoding L-serine ammonia-lyase, iron-sulfur-dependent subunit beta, protein MRFKDVFSIIGPAMTGPSSSHTAGAVRLARVARHWLGAQPDRARMTLYGSFADTYKGHGTDLALIAGLLNYDTDDSRIPDAEQWAEQAGMAVEFAFSGLPAPHPNTVRFELWKGGDQRTLLGSSIGGGSIHVQQLNEFRVNLTGELPTLVLLHSDKPGTLGAVTSALGAADINIAYMHVDRKGRDGEALTAIEMDSPATPELIAKLRSLPHMYEIKMIHLKKGAESDAIYPFA, encoded by the coding sequence ATGCGTTTCAAAGATGTATTTTCCATTATCGGCCCGGCCATGACCGGACCTTCCAGCTCACATACCGCAGGCGCGGTGCGGCTCGCACGCGTTGCCCGGCACTGGCTCGGCGCACAGCCTGACCGTGCCCGCATGACACTGTACGGCTCTTTTGCCGATACGTACAAAGGACATGGCACAGATCTGGCGCTCATCGCAGGGCTGCTCAATTATGATACGGACGACAGCCGCATTCCCGATGCCGAGCAATGGGCAGAGCAAGCCGGAATGGCGGTGGAATTCGCCTTTAGCGGACTACCCGCTCCCCACCCTAACACAGTCCGCTTCGAGCTGTGGAAGGGCGGGGATCAGCGCACGCTGCTGGGCTCTTCCATCGGCGGTGGAAGCATCCATGTCCAACAGCTCAACGAATTCCGGGTCAATCTGACCGGAGAGCTGCCTACGCTGGTGCTTCTTCACTCGGATAAGCCCGGTACATTAGGCGCGGTGACTTCGGCGCTCGGCGCGGCTGATATTAACATTGCCTATATGCACGTGGATCGCAAAGGCCGGGATGGTGAAGCACTTACTGCCATCGAAATGGACAGTCCTGCTACGCCTGAATTAATCGCGAAGCTGCGGTCCTTACCACATATGTACGAGATTAAAATGATTCATTTGAAAAAAGGAGCTGAATCTGATGCGATTTACCCATTTGCATGA
- the sdaAA gene encoding L-serine ammonia-lyase, iron-sulfur-dependent, subunit alpha, translated as MRFTHLHEISALCAEESTTIGRLMIQEQAQETNTPEEEIFRQMSDYYQVMKEAVHRGQTQDTVSRSGLTGGDGKRLAEYLRAGETCSGDASALAMAYALSVSEVNASMGRIVATPTAGSCGVIPGVFISAQERFGWDDKHMVHGLFAAGAIGYVIANNSFISGAEGGCQAEIGSAIGMAAGAMVELRGGTPEQALHAVGLALKNTLGLICDPVAGLVEIPCIVRNGLGAVTALAAADMALAGVRSAIPSDEVIDVMLEVGSAMPSKHRETAKGGLAQTPTGKRLTESLTRNASTKKNKS; from the coding sequence ATGCGATTTACCCATTTGCATGAAATCAGTGCTTTATGTGCTGAGGAATCCACCACGATTGGCCGTCTGATGATTCAAGAGCAGGCACAGGAGACGAACACTCCTGAGGAAGAAATCTTCCGCCAAATGTCTGATTATTATCAAGTGATGAAGGAAGCCGTTCATCGCGGTCAGACGCAAGACACTGTATCCCGCAGCGGATTGACGGGCGGCGACGGCAAGCGTCTGGCCGAATATTTGCGGGCAGGCGAAACCTGCTCCGGCGATGCCTCAGCGCTCGCCATGGCGTATGCCCTGTCCGTATCGGAGGTTAATGCGTCTATGGGTCGCATTGTCGCCACGCCCACTGCTGGCTCATGCGGAGTCATCCCCGGTGTGTTTATCAGTGCACAGGAGCGATTCGGCTGGGATGATAAGCATATGGTGCACGGCCTGTTCGCCGCTGGAGCCATCGGCTACGTGATCGCCAACAACTCCTTCATTTCCGGCGCGGAGGGAGGCTGCCAGGCTGAGATTGGCTCAGCCATCGGAATGGCCGCCGGCGCTATGGTCGAGCTGCGCGGCGGCACGCCTGAACAGGCCCTTCACGCCGTAGGTCTCGCACTTAAGAACACGCTCGGCCTGATTTGCGACCCCGTCGCCGGACTCGTGGAGATTCCGTGCATCGTGCGCAACGGGCTGGGAGCTGTCACCGCGCTTGCCGCAGCGGACATGGCCTTGGCAGGGGTGCGCAGCGCCATCCCGTCTGACGAAGTCATTGACGTGATGCTTGAGGTCGGCAGCGCCATGCCTTCAAAGCACCGTGAGACCGCCAAAGGCGGCTTGGCCCAGACGCCAACCGGCAAGCGTTTGACCGAGTCGCTTACACGCAACGCATCGACCAAGAAGAACAAGTCGTAG
- a CDS encoding Ig-like domain-containing protein — translation MKNRWSGFLALVILISSFTSYAGFAHAADLVLSKIVLSSNEVTVQQGDTAALTATAIYTDGTTSNVTVSTDWKSDNTAIATVYNGTVSGKGEGEATVVATYKDKIQSVQVHVTKKVKALTSSAQSLSLRSNGTGQIDLTATYSDNTTAQVSGDATWTSDNQKVATVVNGLVTAQGAGTANIKAVYGQQTVTIAVQVEQVKRLDVSPSEVSLLLKDTEKVKLTATFPDGTVQDVTESAEWSSSNAAVADVLKGAITGYSAGKATITGKYGTMTATISVDVDQTNKLKASESDIFLRLDESKKIQVSAVYPDGTVTDITDKATWTSSDEKIATVNKGTIMAIGAGSATVSAKYGDKTVSIKTDVETSRYLDLSEDKLSLNAKESKKLKLTATYVTGAEEDVTSKAEWKSSNEDIAFVSKGEVTGYKTGEATITASYGGKTVTATVSVNVPGDLALSSKTATIDINEDYTATLTATYADGRKEDVTQDAEWTSSAEDIASVSKGTITGKSSGKAVITATYNGKKLTINVQVGLVDRLETDSRVIALGAQETKQLKVTGVKSGGTKTDVTKDATWTTSNVKVVEVSEGLIKANGSGKATVTASYGKQTITFTVEVDVAQRIEADAVSLSLKSGDQKTIAIVVKSSDGKEKDVTTQAEWKTSNYKVATVKKGQVTAVSYGKANIQAKFGGKVISVPVDVDTLKYLQTDEVALNLKAGQLAKVTATATYKDESEKDVSKPAVWSSSRIIVATVKDGNIKAQGKGKAVITVKYAGKMTKVQVTVQ, via the coding sequence TTGAAGAATAGGTGGTCTGGTTTTCTGGCGTTGGTCATCCTGATCTCAAGTTTTACATCATATGCAGGGTTTGCACACGCGGCTGATCTGGTGCTTTCCAAGATTGTCCTTTCCTCTAACGAGGTAACTGTGCAACAGGGAGATACGGCCGCATTGACGGCTACGGCTATTTATACGGATGGGACGACTTCCAATGTAACCGTAAGCACGGATTGGAAAAGTGATAATACAGCTATTGCTACAGTATATAACGGCACAGTTTCAGGCAAGGGCGAAGGGGAAGCGACTGTGGTTGCGACCTATAAAGATAAGATACAGTCGGTGCAGGTACATGTAACGAAAAAGGTTAAGGCACTGACATCCAGTGCACAAAGCCTGAGCCTGCGTTCAAATGGCACAGGGCAGATTGATCTGACAGCGACTTACAGTGATAATACAACAGCTCAGGTTTCGGGTGATGCTACCTGGACCTCGGATAATCAGAAGGTAGCAACCGTAGTTAACGGATTGGTTACTGCTCAGGGAGCAGGCACAGCCAACATTAAGGCCGTATATGGTCAACAGACCGTAACGATTGCCGTGCAGGTGGAACAGGTTAAGCGTTTGGATGTCAGTCCATCAGAGGTTTCCCTTTTGTTGAAGGATACGGAGAAGGTTAAGCTGACAGCGACGTTTCCGGATGGAACGGTTCAGGACGTTACAGAGTCTGCCGAGTGGAGCTCCAGTAATGCAGCCGTGGCAGATGTGCTGAAAGGGGCTATTACCGGCTACAGCGCGGGCAAGGCGACGATTACAGGTAAATATGGTACCATGACCGCTACCATTTCGGTGGATGTGGACCAAACGAATAAGCTGAAAGCCAGCGAATCCGATATTTTCCTCCGTTTGGATGAATCCAAGAAAATTCAGGTTTCTGCTGTTTACCCGGACGGGACGGTAACAGATATCACAGATAAAGCTACCTGGACATCAAGCGACGAGAAAATCGCGACGGTGAATAAAGGAACGATTATGGCCATTGGAGCCGGTTCAGCTACAGTGAGCGCCAAATATGGTGATAAGACCGTTTCCATCAAGACAGACGTCGAAACTTCCAGATATCTGGATTTGAGTGAGGACAAGCTGAGTCTGAATGCCAAGGAATCCAAAAAGCTCAAGCTGACCGCTACGTACGTAACAGGCGCGGAAGAGGATGTTACAAGCAAAGCAGAGTGGAAGTCCAGCAATGAGGATATTGCATTTGTCAGCAAGGGTGAAGTAACGGGCTATAAAACGGGTGAGGCCACGATCACGGCGTCTTATGGCGGTAAAACAGTCACAGCGACAGTATCCGTGAATGTGCCTGGTGATTTGGCTTTGTCCTCCAAAACAGCAACAATTGATATTAATGAGGACTATACGGCAACGTTGACCGCTACTTATGCCGATGGGCGTAAGGAAGATGTGACACAAGATGCGGAATGGACTTCAAGTGCGGAAGACATTGCTTCCGTATCCAAAGGAACGATTACAGGGAAATCATCCGGTAAAGCGGTTATTACAGCAACCTACAATGGCAAAAAACTGACGATCAACGTACAAGTGGGCTTGGTAGACCGGTTGGAAACCGACTCACGTGTAATTGCGCTCGGTGCCCAGGAAACGAAGCAGCTGAAGGTAACAGGCGTCAAAAGTGGCGGTACAAAAACAGATGTAACCAAGGATGCCACTTGGACTACCAGCAATGTGAAGGTGGTCGAGGTTAGCGAGGGCTTGATCAAAGCGAATGGCAGCGGCAAGGCAACCGTTACAGCTTCCTATGGTAAGCAAACCATTACGTTTACAGTGGAAGTGGACGTAGCACAAAGGATTGAAGCAGATGCGGTCTCGTTATCACTCAAATCCGGTGATCAAAAAACCATCGCGATTGTTGTTAAATCCAGTGATGGCAAAGAAAAGGATGTTACAACTCAAGCTGAATGGAAAACATCCAATTACAAAGTAGCTACAGTTAAAAAAGGCCAGGTTACCGCGGTCAGCTATGGTAAAGCTAACATTCAGGCGAAGTTCGGCGGAAAGGTGATCAGCGTACCTGTGGATGTAGATACACTTAAATATTTGCAAACGGACGAAGTCGCCTTGAATTTGAAGGCTGGGCAGCTAGCTAAAGTGACAGCTACAGCCACGTACAAGGATGAGTCGGAAAAGGATGTCTCCAAACCGGCTGTCTGGTCCTCGTCCAGAATTATTGTCGCCACCGTCAAAGACGGCAATATTAAGGCACAGGGCAAGGGGAAGGCCGTGATCACGGTCAAATATGCAGGCAAAATGACGAAGGTACAGGTGACCGTTCAGTAA
- a CDS encoding serine hydrolase domain-containing protein, which translates to MSRFDKVDQLLQQFVANGPAGCGCAIAQNGQVLYEGYHGYADLKARKPITEDTVYRLFSMTKVVVCAAALMLYERGQFLLNEPLYEYLPEYRDADVFKTAPNGYTYVDKAENPILIKHIFNMSAGLPYASESSDTGKAMQKVITALKEKQGKYDLRTEIKALSEVPLAFEPGTRWLYGYGHDLVAGLIEVISGKSLGQFLKDEIFDPLGMNNTGYRYRGDIASRMASVYQRTDTGKLEKIEGFLDEYHQPDAIYESGGAGLYSTVKEYLTFSQMLSNGGMVDGVRLLGRKTIDLMRTNHLNTDQLSDFTNSYHTGYGYGLGVRTLMDKAAGHANSSIGEFGWSGAAGTWVSIDPSEQFSVVYMHQLHPNMEEYHHLRVRAAAYSCL; encoded by the coding sequence ATGTCTCGTTTTGACAAGGTAGACCAGCTATTACAACAATTTGTAGCGAATGGGCCGGCAGGGTGTGGCTGTGCCATTGCACAAAATGGTCAAGTGTTGTATGAAGGGTATCACGGATATGCTGATCTGAAGGCTCGAAAACCAATCACTGAGGATACAGTGTATCGCTTGTTTTCCATGACAAAGGTTGTTGTATGTGCGGCTGCACTTATGCTGTACGAACGTGGGCAATTTTTGTTGAATGAGCCTTTATATGAATATTTACCCGAATATCGTGATGCGGATGTATTCAAAACCGCACCCAACGGATACACCTATGTGGATAAGGCGGAAAACCCCATTTTAATTAAGCATATATTTAATATGAGTGCGGGCCTTCCTTACGCTTCCGAGTCTTCAGATACAGGAAAAGCGATGCAGAAGGTCATTACAGCATTAAAGGAAAAGCAGGGGAAATATGACTTGCGCACAGAAATTAAAGCGCTTTCTGAGGTTCCACTTGCCTTTGAACCGGGAACACGATGGCTATACGGATATGGACATGATCTTGTTGCAGGTCTTATTGAAGTGATTTCAGGTAAATCATTAGGGCAATTTCTAAAGGATGAAATATTTGATCCGCTTGGCATGAACAATACAGGCTACCGTTATCGTGGAGATATTGCATCACGCATGGCCTCCGTTTATCAACGGACAGACACCGGGAAACTTGAAAAAATAGAGGGTTTTTTGGATGAATATCATCAGCCAGACGCTATATATGAAAGTGGAGGCGCAGGTCTGTATTCGACAGTCAAAGAGTACCTCACATTTTCACAAATGCTGTCGAATGGCGGCATGGTAGACGGTGTGAGGCTATTGGGGAGAAAAACGATTGATTTAATGCGCACAAATCATCTGAATACAGACCAATTATCCGATTTTACGAATTCATATCATACAGGTTATGGTTACGGACTGGGCGTACGCACACTAATGGATAAAGCGGCCGGGCATGCAAACAGCTCTATTGGAGAATTTGGCTGGTCGGGAGCAGCGGGCACTTGGGTTTCTATAGATCCGAGCGAGCAGTTCTCGGTCGTTTATATGCATCAGCTTCATCCCAATATGGAGGAATACCACCATTTGAGAGTTCGTGCAGCAGCCTACAGCTGTTTGTAA
- a CDS encoding non-oxidative hydroxyarylic acid decarboxylases subunit D — protein sequence MHICPRCESNRSEVVSKSPVEGAWEVLLCPVCMFTWRTSEPDSITDPAKYKSAFKVDPRDIPNAIHVPLIAERRQDRS from the coding sequence ATGCATATTTGTCCCCGTTGTGAGTCCAATCGTTCAGAAGTTGTTTCCAAATCACCGGTTGAAGGTGCCTGGGAGGTTTTGTTGTGTCCTGTATGTATGTTCACATGGCGAACCTCGGAACCAGATAGCATTACCGATCCGGCAAAGTATAAATCAGCGTTCAAAGTCGATCCCCGGGATATTCCGAATGCGATCCACGTACCCCTGATTGCAGAACGGAGACAGGATCGTTCGTAA
- a CDS encoding non-oxidative hydroxyarylic acid decarboxylases subunit C, translating into MAYKDFRDFLHTLEKEGQLLTISDEVKPEPDIAAANRALNNLGDKTPALFFNNIYGYTDARIAMNVMGSWPNHALMMGMPKNTPLKEQFFEFARRYEQFPVPVQREETAPFHEVEITEDINLFDILPLFRLNQGDGGFYLDKAILISRDLDDPDTYGKQNVGLYRMQVKGKNRLGIQPVPQHDIAIHIRQAEERGENLKVAIALGCEPVITTAASTPLLYDQSEYEMAGAIQGEPYRVVKAKDADLDLPWGAEVILEGEVLAGVREYEGPFGEFTGHYSGGRAMPVIQINRVYHRKQPIFEHLYIGMPWTETDYMIGVNTSVPLFQQLKDAFPNEIVAVNAMYTHGLVAIISTKTRYGGFAKAVGMRALTTPHGLGYCKLVIVVDEDVDPFNLPQVMWALSTKLHPKHDAVIVPGLSVLPLDPGSDPAGMTHKMILDATTPVAPDIRGHYSQPLDSPLGVADWEKKLSQMLR; encoded by the coding sequence ATGGCCTATAAAGATTTTCGTGATTTTTTGCATACTCTGGAGAAAGAGGGACAATTGCTCACGATTAGCGATGAAGTAAAGCCGGAGCCGGATATTGCAGCAGCAAACAGAGCATTAAACAACCTTGGAGATAAGACACCGGCTTTATTCTTCAACAATATTTATGGCTATACGGATGCTCGTATTGCAATGAATGTGATGGGCTCTTGGCCCAATCATGCTCTTATGATGGGAATGCCAAAGAACACTCCGCTCAAAGAGCAGTTTTTTGAATTTGCCAGACGCTATGAACAATTTCCGGTACCTGTGCAGCGGGAAGAAACGGCTCCTTTTCATGAAGTGGAGATTACAGAAGATATTAATTTATTTGATATTTTGCCGCTGTTTCGTTTGAACCAGGGAGACGGGGGATTTTATCTGGATAAAGCTATTCTGATCTCGCGCGATCTGGATGACCCGGATACGTATGGCAAGCAAAATGTCGGTTTATACCGGATGCAGGTGAAAGGTAAAAACCGCTTGGGCATTCAGCCTGTACCTCAGCATGATATAGCGATCCATATCCGTCAAGCTGAGGAACGCGGGGAAAATTTGAAGGTAGCGATTGCCCTGGGATGTGAGCCTGTTATTACGACGGCTGCTTCTACACCGCTGCTATACGATCAATCCGAATATGAGATGGCAGGTGCCATTCAGGGTGAGCCTTACCGTGTGGTTAAAGCCAAGGATGCGGACTTGGATCTGCCTTGGGGAGCCGAGGTCATTCTGGAAGGTGAAGTGTTAGCGGGCGTACGGGAGTATGAAGGTCCATTCGGTGAATTCACAGGCCACTATTCCGGTGGTCGCGCGATGCCAGTCATTCAGATTAATCGTGTATATCATCGTAAGCAGCCCATCTTTGAGCATTTGTACATCGGAATGCCTTGGACGGAAACGGACTATATGATTGGTGTAAATACAAGTGTACCGTTGTTCCAACAGCTCAAGGACGCATTTCCTAATGAAATCGTAGCCGTTAATGCCATGTATACGCATGGGCTGGTCGCTATTATTTCTACGAAGACCCGGTATGGAGGCTTTGCGAAGGCTGTGGGGATGCGTGCGTTAACGACTCCGCATGGATTGGGATATTGCAAGCTGGTCATTGTGGTGGATGAGGATGTCGATCCGTTCAATCTGCCACAGGTCATGTGGGCTTTATCTACCAAGCTGCATCCGAAGCATGATGCTGTCATAGTCCCAGGCTTGTCTGTTTTGCCGCTTGACCCCGGTTCCGATCCGGCAGGTATGACGCACAAAATGATACTGGATGCGACGACACCTGTAGCACCGGATATTAGAGGTCATTACTCGCAGCCGCTTGATTCTCCGCTGGGTGTAGCAGATTGGGAGAAAAAGCTGAGCCAAATGCTTCGTTGA
- a CDS encoding UbiX family flavin prenyltransferase has protein sequence MKKIIVGISGATGSIFGIRMLKHLREAGAQSHLVLSPWASANIPYETGYTVKEVEAMADVVYSYKDQAARISSGSFRIDGMIVAPCSMKTLASIRIGMADNLLTRAADVMLKERRKLLLMTRETPLSSIHLENMLELSRMGVTILPPMPAFYNHPATIEEMVDHIVFRALDQFDIVTTAAKRWDGMKQTESALHQN, from the coding sequence ATGAAGAAAATCATTGTAGGAATATCAGGAGCGACGGGGTCGATCTTCGGTATCCGTATGCTGAAGCATTTACGAGAGGCTGGAGCCCAGAGCCACCTTGTGTTATCTCCATGGGCTAGTGCGAATATTCCCTATGAGACAGGCTACACGGTAAAGGAAGTGGAGGCGATGGCAGATGTGGTTTACTCGTACAAGGATCAGGCTGCACGTATTTCTAGCGGCTCCTTCCGAATAGACGGTATGATTGTTGCTCCTTGCAGCATGAAGACGCTCGCCTCCATTCGCATTGGAATGGCAGACAACCTGCTCACCCGAGCAGCAGATGTGATGTTGAAGGAACGAAGGAAGCTGCTGCTTATGACAAGAGAAACACCATTAAGCAGTATCCACCTGGAAAATATGCTGGAACTGTCACGCATGGGCGTGACGATCCTGCCGCCGATGCCTGCCTTTTATAACCATCCTGCAACGATTGAAGAAATGGTGGATCATATTGTATTTCGCGCATTGGATCAGTTCGACATCGTTACAACCGCAGCCAAACGCTGGGATGGAATGAAGCAGACTGAATCCGCACTACACCAAAATTGA
- a CDS encoding LysR family transcriptional regulator, giving the protein MDIKHLHYFCVIVEEGQITKAARRLNMAQPPLSQQLKNMEDELGVKLIYREGKKWEVTEAGYALYTRAKRLLTEMEDTCREIGEFECNVTGTLSIGTSSVCMSLITGPLSRFHQDYPGVYIKIGHGDTHHLEELLHQNKVDLALLLLPVDDKSYHTLELEEAPFVVVLPCEWADRHPSGEITLQEAANYDLLLARRTEGLGVYETVIRKFQEQHLIPRVVLDCPEISTILSLVSTGMGITIIPDTGLGREYGDRFRTLAIKEPFPFTRPAVVWRKDRYLSNAARKLVEYLQAGAGDTKKDCSRVETPLTEQSYIT; this is encoded by the coding sequence ATGGATATAAAGCATCTGCACTACTTTTGCGTCATTGTCGAAGAAGGACAAATCACAAAGGCTGCCCGAAGGCTTAACATGGCTCAGCCTCCATTAAGTCAGCAACTCAAAAATATGGAGGATGAGCTCGGTGTAAAGCTGATTTACCGTGAAGGAAAGAAATGGGAGGTAACTGAGGCCGGATACGCACTATACACCCGCGCCAAGCGATTATTGACCGAGATGGAAGACACCTGTAGAGAAATTGGTGAATTTGAATGCAATGTCACCGGTACTCTGTCCATAGGTACTTCATCGGTCTGTATGTCTCTGATTACCGGGCCTCTCAGTCGCTTTCATCAGGATTACCCGGGGGTGTACATCAAAATAGGGCATGGGGACACGCATCACCTGGAAGAACTGCTGCATCAAAATAAAGTTGATTTGGCCCTGCTCCTACTTCCGGTAGATGACAAGTCGTACCATACACTAGAATTAGAGGAGGCTCCTTTTGTCGTGGTACTTCCGTGTGAATGGGCTGATCGTCATCCGAGTGGTGAAATCACGTTACAGGAAGCCGCCAACTATGACCTCCTGTTGGCACGCCGAACGGAAGGGCTTGGGGTATACGAGACTGTGATTCGCAAATTTCAGGAGCAGCATCTTATCCCCCGTGTAGTACTGGATTGTCCTGAAATATCGACCATTCTCTCACTTGTATCAACAGGCATGGGCATTACAATCATTCCGGACACTGGCTTGGGACGAGAGTACGGCGACAGATTTCGTACACTAGCTATTAAGGAGCCCTTCCCTTTTACCCGACCAGCCGTCGTCTGGCGCAAAGATCGTTATTTGTCCAATGCAGCTCGCAAATTAGTTGAGTACCTACAAGCTGGAGCTGGGGACACAAAAAAAGACTGCTCCAGAGTAGAAACTCCACTCACAGAACAGTCATATATTACATAG